One Babesia bovis T2Bo chromosome 4 map unlocalized Chr4_1, whole genome shotgun sequence genomic window carries:
- a CDS encoding RNA recognition motif domain containing protein yields the protein MSQDSKCRVYVGNLSWRVKWQDLKDHMKQVGEVIRADIIEDFDGKSKGCGIVEFVDEITAQRAMDELNDTMLFDRPIFVREDRENAYNFRNTRRQNMNRDWPPYRSIRGPAGDMGGICIVVTNLQWRTSWQDLKDLFKTCAPINRVDILTREDGKSRGVAKVYVQCEEDANALISTYDGYVLDGREICVKYDERGT from the exons ATGTCACAG GATAGTAAATGTCGAGTCTACGTAGGCAACCTCTCTTGGAGAGTAAAGTGGCAAGATCTTAAGGATCACATGAAACAAGTGGGAGAAGTAATTAGGGCTGATATCATAGAAGACTTCGATGGCAAATCAAAG GGCTGTGGAATCGTCGAATTTGTAGATGAAATAACCGCACAAAGAGCAATGGACGAGCTCAATGACACTATGCTATTTG ATCGGCCTATTTTTGTAAGAGAAGATAGAGAGAATGCATACAATTTCCGTAATACCAGGAGGCAAAATATGAATAGAGATTGGCCACCATACAG ATCAATTAGAGGACCTGCTGGTGATATGGGCGGCATATGTATCGTCGTTACAAACTTGCAATGGAGAACATCGTGGCAAGATCTTAAAGACCTTTTCAAAACGTGCGCACCTATCAACAG AGTGGACATCTTAACTAGAGAAGATGGCAAATCAAGAGGTGTAGCAAAAGTATACGTTCAATGTGAAGAAGACGCAAACGCCCTCATAAGTACCTATGATGGCTATGTCCTTGACGGAAGAGAAATATGCGTCAAATACGACGAAAGAGGAACATAA
- a CDS encoding thioredoxin family protein, with the protein MARSNDVEELAKKVRDNVLTALLEKEREVDEELDNIKHMEAKISHLRNDETLERFREARMRKLKEINAKRMQYMNDGYCKLIDVDSDSQFFDVCRNTKFVVAHFYRPTTVRSQYLDGKMHEICLNYFNTKFIRVNVEKTPFLCERFNIWCIPTLMIIIDGKTNHSIIGFDEFGGDGFTVDDFTKVLNQHGIQTPESDKYT; encoded by the exons ATGGCAAGATCAAACGACGTGGAAGAACTTGCCAAAAAGGTTAGGGATAACGTGCTCACAGCACTGTTGGAGAAGGAGCGTGAAGTAGACGAAGAATTAGATAACATAAAACACATGGAGGCAAAAATATCGCACTTAAGAAATGATGAAACCCTGGAACGCTTCCGCGAAGCCAGAATGCGCAAACTAAAGGAAATAAACGCTAAAAGGATGCAGTACATGAACGATGGATACTGCAAACTTATCGATGTGGACTCAGATTCGCAATTCTTTGACGTCTGTAGAAACACTAAATTCGTG GTGGCACACTTTTACAGACCTACCACCGTTAGGTCACAATACCTAGATGGGAAAATGCACGAAATATGCCTAAACTACTTCAACACCAAGTTCATACGAGTTAACGTAGAGAAGACACCCTTCCTATGCGAAAGGTTCAACATATGGTGCATACCAACA CTCATGATCATCATCGACGGAAAGACAAACCATAGCATCATAGGATTCGATGAATTCGGAG GAGATGGGTTCACAGTAGATGACTTCACTAAAGTACTCAATCAACATGGAATACAAACACCAGAAAGTGATAAGTATACATAA